From the genome of Cytobacillus firmus, one region includes:
- a CDS encoding LysM peptidoglycan-binding domain-containing protein — MIAKKYGSTAGDLKLFNGLQSDRLLIGQKLRVPIMYKVAPGDTLWKLAEKYDSSVAIIKAANGLSSNAINTGQKLKIIPKKLAMDGKFVLMTREEFRDWIFNQKFTRKVAKVQQHHTYQPSYKQFNGTNHFAIMKGMEEYHVSGMKWSMISQQLTTFPDGKVAVGRPFDVAPEGSFGLQNKEAMHKIEADAIAIENLGDFDSNQMTGEQKETIVTVTALLMLKYGLAPSIDSITYHHWWDINSGERVLDNSHGHTVKTCPGTEFFGGNSTASAKKNFYPLVRKKMQEIRATLH, encoded by the coding sequence TTGATTGCAAAAAAATACGGATCAACTGCAGGGGACTTAAAACTATTTAACGGCCTGCAGTCAGACAGGCTTTTAATCGGGCAAAAGCTTCGTGTCCCGATCATGTACAAAGTGGCACCCGGAGATACACTCTGGAAGCTGGCGGAAAAATATGATTCAAGTGTGGCAATTATTAAGGCAGCAAATGGACTATCCTCCAACGCTATAAATACCGGGCAAAAACTAAAAATTATCCCAAAAAAGTTAGCCATGGATGGAAAGTTCGTCCTCATGACAAGAGAGGAATTCCGGGATTGGATTTTCAATCAGAAATTTACGAGAAAAGTGGCGAAGGTTCAGCAGCATCACACCTATCAGCCATCATACAAACAGTTCAATGGCACAAATCATTTTGCGATCATGAAGGGGATGGAGGAATATCACGTAAGCGGAATGAAGTGGAGCATGATCAGCCAGCAGCTGACCACTTTCCCCGATGGAAAAGTGGCTGTGGGAAGGCCGTTCGACGTGGCTCCTGAAGGATCATTCGGCCTGCAGAATAAAGAAGCGATGCACAAAATCGAAGCAGATGCGATAGCGATCGAAAATCTCGGCGATTTTGATTCCAATCAAATGACGGGTGAACAAAAAGAAACGATCGTGACTGTCACGGCGCTCCTGATGCTGAAATATGGCCTGGCGCCATCCATTGACAGCATCACCTATCACCATTGGTGGGATATAAACTCGGGTGAGAGGGTGCTGGATAACAGCCATGGGCATACCGTAAAAACCTGCCCCGGCACTGAATTTTTTGGCGGGAATTCGACTGCCAGCGCTAAGAAAAACTTTTATCCTCTGGTCAGAAAAAAAATGCAGGAGATCAGAGCAACCCTGCATTAA
- a CDS encoding VOC family protein, whose protein sequence is MTVRVIPYLVMDGNANEAIEFYKEALEAEVMYKQTFGEGPDNPEYPLPEEAKNRIMHATVKVGENELMFSDTFPGQNHQTGNQVTICLSTSDPVKSKKFYDALKQDGEVTMPLQETFFSPAYGSVIDKFGVHFQIYTEGEH, encoded by the coding sequence ATGACAGTAAGAGTGATTCCTTATTTGGTGATGGACGGAAATGCGAATGAAGCAATTGAATTTTACAAAGAAGCGCTGGAAGCGGAGGTTATGTATAAGCAAACATTTGGAGAAGGTCCCGATAACCCTGAATATCCGCTGCCTGAAGAAGCAAAGAACCGAATTATGCATGCAACTGTAAAGGTTGGGGAGAACGAACTAATGTTTAGCGATACATTCCCGGGCCAGAATCATCAAACAGGAAATCAGGTGACCATTTGTCTTTCAACGTCAGATCCTGTAAAATCGAAGAAATTTTATGATGCACTTAAGCAGGACGGGGAAGTGACCATGCCTCTTCAGGAAACATTCTTCAGTCCTGCATATGGAAGTGTCATCGACAAATTCGGAGTGCATTTTCAAATCTATACAGAGGGCGAGCATTGA
- a CDS encoding DMT family transporter, giving the protein MKGRSRSTGLLLVIFGASFWGVGGTVAQKLFQEFGISVDWLVTARLLVAGVLLLAVQFLLKDRSQVFGVWKNKKAAAMLLIFGLAGMLAVQYTYMASIHHGNAAVATLLQYLAPAMIIIYLVLRKQTVFTRQDLVTVSLAIAGCFLLLTNGSVSQLSVPSPAIVWGVLSGVALAFYTLYAVPLLKEYDSLVVVGWAMVIGGFALSFIHPPWQMDFRSLTAEGYLYLVFVIIFGTMLAFWFYIESLQTLSPTETSLLSSLEPLAAVFTTVIWLNEPFGLYQWAGTACIFGMILLLALSKKKPAKTSVSAENEEPLRVS; this is encoded by the coding sequence ATGAAAGGACGTTCAAGGAGTACGGGTTTATTGCTTGTTATTTTTGGGGCTTCATTCTGGGGAGTTGGAGGAACAGTTGCCCAAAAGCTTTTTCAGGAATTTGGAATCTCTGTTGATTGGCTTGTCACAGCCCGGCTTCTGGTCGCAGGTGTTCTTCTTTTGGCCGTTCAATTTTTACTGAAAGATCGCTCACAGGTATTTGGAGTGTGGAAAAATAAAAAAGCAGCTGCCATGCTTTTGATCTTTGGCCTGGCGGGAATGCTGGCCGTACAGTACACCTATATGGCTTCCATTCATCATGGCAATGCGGCTGTTGCCACGCTGCTTCAATATCTGGCACCAGCTATGATTATCATTTACCTGGTCCTGCGTAAGCAAACGGTGTTTACAAGACAGGATTTGGTGACCGTGTCCCTTGCTATAGCGGGGTGCTTTCTTCTATTGACAAATGGTTCTGTTTCTCAGCTGTCCGTACCGTCACCTGCGATTGTATGGGGAGTTCTATCTGGTGTGGCACTGGCGTTTTATACGTTGTATGCCGTCCCGCTGCTCAAGGAGTATGATTCCCTTGTCGTGGTTGGCTGGGCGATGGTGATTGGCGGATTTGCATTGAGTTTCATCCACCCCCCATGGCAAATGGATTTTAGGAGCTTAACGGCTGAGGGTTACCTTTATTTGGTCTTCGTTATTATTTTTGGAACGATGCTTGCCTTCTGGTTCTATATTGAAAGTCTCCAAACGCTGTCTCCAACGGAAACCAGTCTTTTAAGCAGCCTCGAGCCGCTTGCCGCAGTATTTACTACGGTTATCTGGCTGAACGAACCATTCGGACTATATCAATGGGCTGGTACTGCCTGTATCTTTGGCATGATTCTGCTGCTGGCTTTGAGTAAGAAAAAACCGGCAAAAACCAGTGTTTCTGCTGAAAATGAAGAACCATTAAGAGTGAGCTGA
- a CDS encoding GNAT family N-acetyltransferase, with product MIIKPKQYIVKNLNYMIRSAVEEDAKELSKIRVQIDGETENMDREAGEAYIDEIGFIELVNKDSISDRNIFLVAEVNGRIAGFSRCEGSELKRSRHKVEFGVCVLKEFWGFAIGKNLLAQSIQWADSNQIKKITLNVLETNEKAIKLYEQNGFEIEGVLKMDKQLSDGNYYSTMVMGRISE from the coding sequence ATGATTATAAAACCAAAACAATACATAGTTAAAAATTTGAACTATATGATAAGATCTGCTGTCGAGGAAGATGCAAAGGAACTGTCTAAAATAAGGGTGCAGATTGATGGTGAAACGGAGAACATGGACCGGGAAGCAGGTGAAGCATATATAGATGAAATAGGCTTTATAGAGTTAGTTAATAAAGATTCGATTAGTGACCGGAATATTTTCCTGGTTGCTGAGGTGAATGGAAGAATTGCAGGCTTCTCCAGGTGTGAAGGCAGTGAACTGAAACGAAGCAGACACAAAGTGGAATTTGGTGTATGTGTGCTCAAGGAATTCTGGGGCTTTGCAATTGGAAAAAACCTTTTAGCTCAGTCTATTCAATGGGCGGACTCTAATCAAATTAAGAAAATTACCTTAAATGTCCTTGAGACAAATGAGAAAGCGATTAAGCTATACGAGCAAAATGGCTTTGAAATTGAAGGGGTATTAAAAATGGATAAGCAGCTGTCTGATGGCAACTATTACAGCACCATGGTAATGGGAAGAATTAGTGAATAA
- a CDS encoding AraC family transcriptional regulator, whose protein sequence is MQIKDFKVDERLKELTSHRTVVMPVACYETKIADNIQGKIPLHWHEEIQFILSVKGEAIVQINEEKLAVKEGEGIFINSGCLHSAEDLNGDCVYICLNVSPHFLLPQELYSSYIYPYISATNLPYIILNRSEDWGKSILESIIEIKKLINDNPPFYEINITSLLTFIWQQLIRNGFHLEYSQTEVEKHMRMKAMLNWIHQHFAEKVTLADIAKAGRLSNSECCRYFKKILKTTPINYLIHYRIQKSLPLLQERDSNVTEVAFKAGFNSSSYFIEKFRKSMNMTPLAYKKNRNYCSTLGNGH, encoded by the coding sequence TTGCAGATTAAAGACTTTAAAGTGGATGAACGCCTGAAAGAATTAACGAGCCACAGGACGGTGGTGATGCCTGTCGCCTGCTACGAAACGAAGATTGCAGATAATATCCAAGGCAAAATCCCTTTGCACTGGCATGAGGAGATTCAATTTATCCTGTCAGTAAAAGGCGAAGCTATTGTCCAAATCAATGAGGAAAAACTGGCAGTTAAAGAAGGTGAAGGCATTTTCATTAATAGCGGCTGTCTCCATTCGGCCGAGGACTTAAACGGAGATTGCGTTTATATTTGTTTAAATGTCTCCCCTCATTTCCTGCTTCCCCAGGAATTATACAGCAGTTATATTTATCCATATATATCAGCAACAAATCTTCCATACATCATCCTGAACCGCAGCGAGGATTGGGGAAAAAGCATATTAGAAAGCATCATAGAAATCAAGAAATTAATTAATGACAATCCTCCATTTTACGAGATTAACATAACCAGTTTGCTCACATTCATTTGGCAGCAGTTAATCAGGAACGGATTTCATTTGGAATACAGCCAGACTGAAGTTGAAAAGCATATGCGGATGAAGGCAATGCTGAATTGGATTCATCAGCATTTCGCTGAAAAAGTTACTCTTGCTGATATTGCCAAAGCCGGCAGGCTGAGTAATTCTGAATGCTGCAGATACTTTAAAAAAATCTTAAAGACGACACCCATTAACTACTTGATTCATTATCGCATACAAAAAAGTCTCCCCCTGCTGCAAGAAAGAGACTCGAATGTCACAGAAGTTGCCTTTAAAGCAGGATTCAACAGCAGCAGTTACTTTATTGAAAAATTCCGCAAGTCTATGAATATGACACCTTTAGCGTATAAAAAGAATCGAAATTATTGCAGCACATTAGGAAATGGCCATTGA
- a CDS encoding LLM class flavin-dependent oxidoreductase: protein MTNIQIPVSVLNLAPIREGKDSRQAIEDLVDLAQATEEMGYKRYWIAEHHNTPTLVSSATAILIKHALEHTKTIRIGSGGIMLPNHAPLVVAEQFGTMATIYPDRVDLGLGRAPGTDMMTANALRRSKNDSVYTFPEDVKQLLTYFGPLEEQSYVKAHPGVETNIPIYILGSSTDSAYLAAELGLPYVFASHFAPRWMEDAIRIYRANFKPSQYLDKPYMMICLNVIAAETDEEAEFLSTTMKQFFLNVVRGTSMKLSPPVEDLDSIWNPMEKEAAEGMSSVTLMGSKETVKGQLEQFQSMYNVDEIMAVSYIYDEEKQKRSYEILKEITDGN from the coding sequence ATGACCAATATACAAATACCTGTTTCTGTTTTAAACCTTGCCCCGATACGAGAGGGGAAGGACAGCAGGCAGGCCATCGAAGATCTTGTTGATCTGGCCCAGGCAACAGAGGAAATGGGCTACAAACGCTATTGGATAGCGGAGCACCATAATACCCCGACACTGGTTAGTTCTGCCACGGCAATTTTAATAAAACATGCATTGGAGCATACTAAAACGATTCGCATAGGCTCCGGCGGAATAATGCTGCCGAACCATGCGCCATTAGTGGTTGCCGAGCAATTCGGCACGATGGCAACCATTTATCCGGATCGGGTCGATTTGGGCCTCGGAAGGGCACCTGGCACGGATATGATGACGGCTAATGCGCTTCGCCGTTCAAAAAATGATTCTGTTTATACATTTCCTGAGGATGTGAAGCAGCTGCTGACATACTTTGGTCCTTTAGAGGAGCAGAGTTATGTAAAAGCACACCCGGGGGTTGAGACGAACATTCCTATTTATATCCTTGGTTCTTCGACAGATTCAGCGTATTTGGCTGCTGAGCTGGGGCTTCCATATGTGTTTGCTTCACACTTTGCTCCAAGGTGGATGGAGGACGCCATCCGGATCTACCGTGCCAACTTTAAGCCTTCACAATATCTGGATAAGCCATATATGATGATCTGCTTAAATGTCATTGCTGCAGAAACGGATGAGGAAGCTGAATTCCTGTCAACCACTATGAAACAGTTTTTCCTGAATGTTGTCAGAGGAACTTCCATGAAATTAAGCCCTCCGGTCGAGGATCTGGACTCTATCTGGAACCCAATGGAGAAGGAAGCGGCAGAGGGGATGTCGAGCGTCACCCTGATGGGCAGCAAAGAAACAGTCAAAGGGCAGCTGGAGCAGTTCCAGAGTATGTATAATGTGGACGAAATCATGGCGGTTTCTTATATTTATGATGAAGAAAAACAAAAACGTTCTTATGAAATATTGAAAGAAATAACAGACGGCAATTGA